A DNA window from Palaemon carinicauda isolate YSFRI2023 unplaced genomic scaffold, ASM3689809v2 scaffold246, whole genome shotgun sequence contains the following coding sequences:
- the LOC137636184 gene encoding uncharacterized protein, translating to MKMVCSSASDSYEVGTRECPVIARLNHADVGVSGSTTSVRLRHMGIGGSEDLKENGLSISAEDYLRLRLTSRNASERFGVSESVCNNNNDCNANVSYGDKGVESICNNYYLKENSVGDFNYEKLSPRLKELLEGLNEPGDSSNPPVQPEWLDRELFDRGRSFYQKFLFCIFFSDLLSLLMAFSMNRIIKPLIYTDKSDTPTRALRRYVSTIMHIITWFSGDVWDPNDRAHKDILHVRNIHNNAAGIFNSSENYNEVQRTNVRSKGHVEPKCPFSPSLRQDLQMQAEPGICLESPANPPLYISQWDMVLTQYCFLGIMLAHPRSMGAWGATERDLEGFVHFWRGIGWLLGIEDKYNFCKGTAAETKALCAEIERLVIIPNLSRSGWNQEHMSSSLMDGINMMVLGLSYPAMLRFLADTLGLSVPLFVRNMSLRHIVQYWLMYFVFHFVFMIPGVVYFFNGLLRYTLRRIQRIHPSWIPESRKVIFADT from the coding sequence ATGAAGATGGTCTGCTCATCGGCAAGTGACTCATACGAGGTCGGTACACGCGAGTGCCCGGTAATAGCGAGGCTCAACCACGCAGATGTTGGAGTGTCCGGAAGCACAACTTCCGTCAGGCTCCGCCACATGGGAATTGGGGGCTCCGAGGACTTAAAAGAAAATGGCCTTTCCATATCAGCAGAGGATTATTTGAGGTTGAGACTCACCTCACGCAATGCCAGCGAGAGATTCGGTGTGTCGGAAAGTGTGTGTAATAACAACAATGATTGCAATGCTAATGTTTCTTATGGAGATAAAGGTGTAGAGAGTATTTGCAATAATTATTATTTGAAGGAAAATTCCGTAGGTGATTTCAATTATGAAAAACTCTCGCCTAGATTAAAAGAACTTTTGGAAGGTTTGAATGAACCGGGAGACTCTTCCAACCCACCGGTGCAACCCGAATGGCTCGACCGCGAGCTCTTTGATCGGGGCAGAAGTTTCTACCAAAAATttcttttctgtatatttttctctGATCTTCTGTCACTTCTTATGGCCTTTTCCATGAACAGAATAATAAAACCTTTAATTTACACAGATAAATCGGATACCCCAACTCGAGCGCTACGTCGCTACGTCTCGACAATAATGCACATCATCACGTGGTTTTCGGGCGATGTTTGGGACCCCAATGACAGAGCCCACAAAGATATCCTACACGTCAGGAATATTCACAATAATGCCGCGGGTATTTTCAACTCTTCAGAGAACTACAACGAAGTTCAGAGGACAAACGTCAGGAGCAAAGGACATGTCGAACCTAAATGCCCTTTCAGTCCCTCCCTACGTCAGGATTTACAGATGCAGGCTGAACCTGGCATCTGCTTGGAGTCTCCAGCCAATCCTCCACTGTATATCAGCCAGTGGGACATGGTCCTGACTCAGTACTGCTTCCTGGGCATCATGTTGGCCCACCCAAGATCCATGGGGGCGTGGGGAGCGACCGAACGCGACCTAGAGGGCTTCGTTCATTTCTGGAGGGGAATTGGCTGGCTCTTGGGCATTGAAGACAAGTACAACTTCTGTAAAGGAACGGCAGCAGAGACGAAGGCTCTGTGCGCAGAGATAGAAAGGCTAGTCATCATTCCAAACCTGTCGAGATCCGGTTGGAATCAAGAGCACATGTCCTCCTCCCTCATGGATGGAATCAACATGATGGTGCTGGGGTTGTCGTACCCGGCGATGTTGCGATTCCTCGCCGACACCCTGGGTTTATCCGTGCCGCTTTTCGTCAGGAATATGAGTCTGAGGCACATTGTCCAGTACTGGCTGATGtactttgtttttcattttgttttcatgaTACCCGGCGTAGTTTACTTCTTCAATGGATTGTTAAGATACACTCTTAGGAGGATACAGAGGATTCACCCGAGTTGGATTCCCGAGTCAAGAAAAGTTATTTTCGCCGACACGTGA